The window GGAGATTGAAATTGAAGATACCGCCATTAACCTCATTGCCCTGCATCAACCCGAGGCGTCCAATCTCCGTACCATTACGATGGTTATTAAAATAAACAATGACTTGGAGCGCATCGGCGACCACGCGGTTAACATCGCCGAGGCTGCGCTGTTCCTTATCCCGCGTCCCGCGGTAAAACCGCTAATTGACCTTCCCCGAATGGCGCAACATACGATTCAAATGCTGAGCGACAGCCTCGATGCCTTTACAAAAAAAGATGCCGAACTGGCTCGTCAGGTCTGTGCCCGCGACTCAATTGTTGATTCGTTGAAAGACCAGATTAGCCGCGAACTTATCACTTATATGACCAGTGATGCGACAACCATTGACCGGGCATTAAAACTGATGCTGATATCTTTGAATCTGGA is drawn from candidate division WOR-3 bacterium and contains these coding sequences:
- the phoU gene encoding phosphate signaling complex protein PhoU, giving the protein MTLLEEKIAVLKEKLLAMAAAVENMVDSSIQALVKKDHQLAEKVINEIEPKINQEEIEIEDTAINLIALHQPEASNLRTITMVIKINNDLERIGDHAVNIAEAALFLIPRPAVKPLIDLPRMAQHTIQMLSDSLDAFTKKDAELARQVCARDSIVDSLKDQISRELITYMTSDATTIDRALKLMLISLNLERIADLATNISEDVVYAVTGAVIKHGKCEFLT